A single window of Archangium gephyra DNA harbors:
- a CDS encoding putative sensor domain DACNV-containing protein yields MFERDIFDKIQEIWFSEQFRCDYPGEKPKEPPAIDTLRAVIEAAFLASLKREEGRPVDFSIALVSQEEIQESHRVDIFGGMQQVMSFPAPLPLRVEIISKLAAAIDKRTTALAVEPVKGKSNAEFQIWGFLYFGPSQDRFDEVNLSGPRLSTLRPDCLIITTASAGSLTIARGYNLLGYFESGRLTRSTGSPLTQDLMQHHIESAIKENIPPDLNAGLYSLIYRDSIKRLLTEASRRGDGGTVILIPPADAAKTTGLYRPIYSFDGDLGIGHLLEKMVIAEMDHSPHYDPIKRLLALRLAALSQFSCIDGALLITANWHMIAFGAKLAATKWTGQVLIGPGAIGGGGTFDTSKLGTRHNSAIDFVGACSSAIGFVLSEDGPIRGLIKRDEQTILCWPDCRSSIFD; encoded by the coding sequence ATGTTCGAGAGAGATATATTTGATAAAATACAAGAGATTTGGTTCTCCGAGCAATTCCGATGCGATTACCCAGGAGAAAAACCAAAAGAACCGCCTGCGATTGATACATTGCGCGCTGTGATCGAAGCCGCATTTCTCGCCAGTTTGAAGAGGGAGGAGGGGCGTCCGGTCGATTTCAGCATTGCTCTGGTCTCTCAGGAAGAAATCCAAGAATCACACAGGGTTGACATTTTTGGCGGGATGCAGCAAGTGATGAGCTTTCCGGCTCCACTCCCGTTGCGTGTCGAGATTATTTCCAAACTAGCCGCAGCTATAGACAAGCGGACAACCGCCTTGGCTGTTGAGCCAGTGAAAGGTAAATCCAATGCGGAATTCCAAATATGGGGATTTCTGTATTTTGGTCCATCTCAGGATCGTTTTGATGAGGTGAACCTCTCAGGGCCTCGCCTCTCAACGTTGAGGCCGGATTGTCTAATAATAACCACGGCCTCGGCTGGCTCGCTCACGATTGCTCGAGGATACAATCTGCTTGGTTACTTCGAGTCAGGTAGACTTACGCGCTCTACTGGTTCGCCACTAACTCAGGACTTGATGCAGCACCATATTGAATCTGCCATAAAGGAAAACATCCCACCCGATCTTAACGCGGGCTTGTATTCGCTTATCTACCGAGATTCCATTAAACGGCTGCTGACGGAAGCATCGAGGCGAGGGGACGGTGGAACAGTTATTTTGATTCCGCCTGCCGATGCAGCAAAAACGACAGGCCTGTATCGACCCATATATTCCTTTGATGGAGATTTGGGCATCGGTCATCTTCTTGAGAAGATGGTCATTGCGGAAATGGACCATTCTCCGCACTACGATCCCATAAAAAGACTGTTGGCCCTAAGACTTGCGGCGCTTTCTCAGTTCTCATGCATAGATGGCGCATTGCTCATTACTGCGAATTGGCACATGATTGCATTCGGCGCCAAGTTGGCTGCGACCAAGTGGACGGGACAGGTGCTCATTGGCCCTGGTGCAATTGGAGGTGGCGGCACATTTGACACATCGAAATTAGGTACCAGGCATAATTCGGCGATCGATTTCGTCGGGGCGTGCTCTAGTGCAATTGGATTCGTTCTGTCAGAGGATGGTCCGATCAGGGGGTTGATCAAGCGCGACGAGCAAACAATCCTTTGCTGGCCAGACTGTAGGTCTTCCATATTTGACTGA
- a CDS encoding IS5 family transposase gives MPSRKPYATDLTDDQWALVEPFVQASQCGPQEQLHPRREVVNAILYITHTGAQWRYMPHDLPDWQLVYHYFDEWKKDGTLKRIHDTLRKKVRKKAGHKEAPTASILDSQSVKTTEEAETKGYDAGKKVKGRKRHLLVDTLGLVLLVWMSTADVQDRDAAQAVSPLAAHDYPTLQKTWADGAYQGQQVEKVARESGASPLRW, from the coding sequence ATGCCTTCCAGAAAACCGTACGCCACCGACCTCACCGACGATCAGTGGGCGTTGGTGGAGCCCTTCGTCCAGGCCAGCCAATGTGGACCCCAGGAGCAGTTGCATCCGCGCCGGGAGGTGGTCAACGCCATCCTCTACATCACCCACACGGGAGCGCAGTGGCGCTACATGCCGCACGACCTGCCGGACTGGCAGCTCGTCTACCACTACTTCGACGAGTGGAAGAAGGACGGCACGCTCAAGCGCATCCACGACACGCTGCGAAAGAAGGTGCGCAAGAAGGCCGGCCACAAGGAAGCGCCGACAGCGAGCATCCTGGACAGCCAGAGCGTGAAGACGACGGAGGAGGCGGAGACGAAGGGCTACGACGCGGGCAAGAAGGTGAAGGGCCGCAAGCGTCACCTGCTGGTGGACACGCTGGGTCTGGTGCTGCTGGTGTGGATGTCGACGGCGGATGTGCAGGACAGGGATGCAGCCCAGGCGGTGTCGCCCCTGGCGGCACACGACTACCCCACGCTCCAGAAGACGTGGGCGGACGGTGCCTACCAGGGACAACAGGTGGAGAAGGTGGCCAGGGAGAGCGGGGCATCACCCTTGAGGTGGTGA
- a CDS encoding transposase → MKRSDKDRGFVVQAKRWIVERTFGWLNRERRLSKDYERKEESSLS, encoded by the coding sequence GTGAAACGCTCGGACAAGGACAGGGGCTTCGTCGTCCAGGCGAAGCGCTGGATTGTCGAGCGCACCTTTGGTTGGCTCAATCGGGAGCGGCGCCTATCCAAGGACTACGAACGCAAGGAGGAGTCCTCCCTCTCCTAG